AGCTTCTTCGCCTGCTCGGTCAGCTTTTCGACCAGATAGGGGTGCGCGTGACCCAGCGCGTTCACCGCGACGCCGGCGGCGAAGTCGAGGAATCGTCGCCCGTCGGTCGCGTAGAGATACGGACCTTCACCGCGCTCGAACACGACGTCGGCGCGGGCGTATGTGGGCATAACGACGGGGATCACGGCTTTGGACTCCAAAAATGGAAAATCCGGCGGCCATGCCTGACCGCCGGGAACGGCAAATATCCGGGGATTGATGGGTTCTGTCAACGGATAGGGGTGGGAAAGCGCGGCGATTGCCGCGTCTTTACGCCTTGAGCTTGTATCCGGTCTTGAACATGCGCCAGGCGAGCCACCAAAGGCCGGCATTCACGCCCAGCATCACCGCGACGCCCAGCCAGCGCGCCCCGTCGGACACCCCGATGAAGCCGTAGCGGAAGCCGTCGATCATGTAGAAGAACGGGTCGAAATGGGCGACCCACCAGAAGACCGGCGGCAGCGTGTCGACCGAATAGAAGGTGCCGGACAGGAAGGACAGCGGCGTCACCACGAAGTTGGTGACCGCAGCGATGTTGTCGAACTTCTCCGACCAGACGCCGCCGACCAGACCCAGCAGCGACAGCAGCATCGACGCCATCACCGCGTGGAACAGCACGAAGCCGGGATGCGGCATGTGCATCGGGATCACCGCCCAGATGGCGAGCCCCGTCACCAGACCGACCACGACGCCGCGGGTGATGCCGCCGAAGACGAAGCCGCTGACCAGTTCCATCGGCGACAGCGGCGGCATCAGGATGTCGACGATGTTGCCCTGGACCTTGGCGATGACGACGGAGGAGGAGGTGTTGGCGAAGGCGTTCTGCACCATCGCCATCATGATCAGGCCGGGCGCCAGGAATTGCAGATAGGGCGTCTCGCCCACCATCCGCACCGCCGACCCGAGCGACAGGGCGAACACCGCGTAATAGAGCAGCGTCGTCACCACCGGCGCCCAGACGGTCTGCTGGTGCACCTTGATGAAGCGCCGTACCTCGCGTGCGTAGAGCGTCCACAGGCCGATCCAGTTGACGGTACCGACGTTGCGCGGCATGGGAGGAAGGGGAAGGGTCATCGCGTCACGATCTGCCTTTTGGGAACCGGCCGGTGTAAGGCCACGGACTGTACGTGCCCCCCGTCCATCCGGCAACCGCCGCCTCCGAAGGGACTGCCATGAACACCGACGACAAGCGTTCAGCTTCCTCGGCCAGAAAGCCGCCGAAGCGGGTCACGCCGCAATATCTGGAGAATGCGGCGCTGCACTACCTGGAGCGCTTCGCCAGTTCGACGGCCAACCTGCGCCGGGTGCTGATGCGCAAGGTCGACCTGTCGGCCAAGGCGCACGGCACCGACCGCGAGGAGGGTGCCCGCTGGATCGACGAACTGCTGGCCCGCTATGTCCGCAGCGGCCTGCTGAACGACGAGACCTATGCCCGCATGCGGACGGAGAGCCTCCATCGCCGCGGCGCCTCCACCCGGCTGATCGCCCAGAAGCTGGCCGGCAAGGGCGTCGGCCGCGACGAGGCCGACAAGGCGCTGGACAGCCTGCGCGAGGATGTCGGGCCCGATCTGGACCTGACGGCGGCGCTGGCTTTGGCGAAGCGGCGGCGGCTGGGGCCGTACCGCCGGCCGGAGCAGCGCGAGGCGCTCCGCGACAAGGACATGGCGGCGCTGGGGCGGGCAGGCTTCGGGTACGAGATCGCCCGGCGGGTGGTGGATGCGGAGGACCCGGAGGAGCTGTTGGGGGAGTGAAAGTTAGACCCCCACCCTAACCCTCCCCCGCTCTCAGCGGACCTCCGGTCCGCCTGCCGCGTCAGCACAAAGCAAAGCTTTGTGCGAGAGCTGGGCGGAGGGGGGATTGGTGCTGATGCGGGAGAGCGGCGGCAGCCCCTCCCCCGCCCAGCGGGGGAGGTTAGGTGGGGGTCTAACGCCGCGAAGCCGAAGCACCCCCCAGAAACGACGAAACGCGCGGCACCCTTTCGGATGTCGCGCGCCGCTCTCTTACCGGGAGTCGGAATCGTCCTGTACGCGTCCTAATTCTTGTCGGCGGAGCGGCAAGCGCCCCGCCTCAGCACACCAAACGCGTCCCGGATGCCGGGGAAGCTATCAGGCCGCGACCTGCTGCTTCTCCTGGGCCTTGGCGATCCGGCGCTTGATGCGACGGGCGTCGAGGCTCAGGACGGCGTCCTTCGCATCGAGCAGGAAGGCGTCGAGGCCGCCCTTGTGCTCGATCGAGCGGATCGCGTTCACCGAGAGGCGCAGACGCACCAGCTGCCCCAGGCTGTCGCTGAGCAGCGACGTTTCCTGGAGGTTCGGCTGGAAGCGGCGGCGATTCTTGTTGTTGGCGTGGCTGACGTTGTTGCCAAACTGCGTGCCCTTGCCGGTCACGGAGCACCGACGTGCCATCGGACTGATCCTTTACTTTAGCAAATGAAACCCGGTAACGGACGGCCTGCCGCCCGAAGGAGGCCGCTATATAGTCGAACAAAAGCGCCGTCGTCAAGCCGGGATCCGCGATGAAACCGTCAAAAGCCGAGTCGTCGCGGAAAGGTGGAGAGTCGAAGCGCGGCGGCCTCTTCGATCAGGCGAAGAGACGCGCCGCGCCAATCTTGCCGTGACCGGTGTCAGTTCACGGTGGGGGAGGTCTTCGACGCCGGCTTGGCGGCAACCGGCTTGGCCTGGCGGCGCGGCGCCGGCTTGGCCGCCGCCTTCACCTCCTCGGCGAAGGCGGCGGCCGGAGCGGCCTGCTCGGCCTTCACCGTCTCGACCAGTTCCTGCACCGGAACCTCGACCGGCTTGGCGGCGGCGACCGGAGCGGTCTCGGCAGCCTTGACCGGAACCGGGGCCGGCGCCGGAGCGGCTTCCGGAGCCTCGACGGCTGGGGCCGGCGCGGGGGCTTCGACCTTTGCCTCGACCTTAGGCGCCTCGGCCTTCGGGGCGGCGACCGTCACCAGCGTCGGCTTCGGAGCCTCGGCCTTCAGGGATGCGACCGGAGCGGGCGCGGCAACCGGAGCGGCATCGGCGGCCGGAGTCGGCAGGGTGGTGATCTCGGCGGCGATCTTGGTGGAGACGTCCAGGAAGCCCTGCACGCTCTCGGTCACGCGAGCCTGGGTGGTGGACAGCCAATCGCGCTGCAGCGCCGCCAGATCGGCGGGGGTGCGGGCCTTGCCCAGCCCGGCGGCCAGACGGCTGGCGTCGTTCACCGACGCGGTCACGCCGTCGAACCAGCGGCGGTAGCCGTCCTGGACCAGGGTGGCGACGCGGGCGGACTTGGCCGCGGTGGTTTGGGCGTTGGTCTTGAACAGGTTCAGGACGTTGGCGGGGGTCGGCTGAGCGGTCATGGCGTTGTCTCCCGTGGAAAAGGCACATTGGCGGAAACGGAAAGGCCGCTCCGGCGTAACCCCAGGAGACCGCGGGCACCCCGGCCCAAGCGATGTTCATCGAATCGACAAAGGCCGAATCGACACACGTCGCCCCTTTCCCGCCCGGCGCAGAATAGCCCTACGGTTGGTGCGGTGCAACGGATTTGTTGCGGTGCAGCATAAGCTGAACGGATTATGCCGGGCCCAATTATGATTTGCTCGGTTGGTCGAGGAAGCGCCCCAGCAGGATATGGGCGGCGGCGGCCGGAATGGTGGTTCCGGCGGTCACCTCCGCCTCGAGTCGCGCCAGATCGGCCCGCACGGCGGGATGAGCGCGGAAGCGGTCGATCAGCGTCTCGCGGATCTCGCTCCACAGCCAGGCGCGGGCCTGTTCGGCCCTGCGGGTGGCGCGGGCGCCGTTGGCCTCCGTCAGCGCCTTGTGCTCGCCGATGGTCTGCCACACCGTGTCGATGCCGATCTTCTGGAAGGCGGAGCAGCTGAGCACCGGCACCCGCCAGTCGCCGTGGCGCAGCAGGGCCAGCGCGTGGCGATAGTCGGCGACGGTGTGGCGGGCGGTGGCGGCGAGATCGCCGTCGGCCTTGTTGACGACGACGAGGTCGGCCAGCTCGACGATGCCCTTCTTGATGCCCTGCAGCTCGTCGCCGCCGGCCGGCAGCAGCAGCAGCATGAACAGGTCGACCATGTCGGCGACCGCCGTCTCCGACTGGCCGACGCCGACCGTCTCCACCACGATCACGTCGAAGCCGGCGGCCTCGCAGATCAGCATCGCCTCGCGCGTGCGGCGCGCCACGCCGCCCAGCGTCGCACCCGCCGGGGAGGGGCGGATGAAGGCGTTGGGGTCGCGCGACAGATCGACCATGCGGGTCTTGTCGCCCAGGATCGAGCCGCCGGTGCGCTGCGACGACGGATCGACCGCCAGCACCGCGACCTTGTGCCCCAGCCCGATGACATGCAGGCCGAACGCCTCGATGAAGGTCGATTTCCCCACCCCCGGCACGCCGGAGATGCCGAGCCGCACCGAGTTGCCGGTGTGGGGCAGCAACGCCGCCAGCAGCGCCTCGGCGGTTTCGCGATGGTCGGCGCGCGTCGATTCGATCAGCGTGATCGCACGGGCCAGCGCCCGCCGGTCCCCCGACCGGACGGCTTCGGCGAGGCGGGCGGCGTCTTGCAGGGCGGTGTCGGTCATGGCGTCGGCGTCAGTCAGTGCGAGGGGAGCGGTACCCTACCCGCGGAGCGGCCGCGGATAAAGTCTCCGCCTCTCGCCAATGCCTCACGTCCGCACCGCCGGCGACTCAACCGCCTCCAGGTTCAGCGCGGCGGCGAGCAGGGCGCGGGTGTACTCCTCGCGCGGGTCTTCGAAGATGCGCTGGGTCGGACCCTGTTCGACCACCTTGCCGT
The Azospirillum sp. TSA2s DNA segment above includes these coding regions:
- the meaB gene encoding methylmalonyl Co-A mutase-associated GTPase MeaB, coding for MTDTALQDAARLAEAVRSGDRRALARAITLIESTRADHRETAEALLAALLPHTGNSVRLGISGVPGVGKSTFIEAFGLHVIGLGHKVAVLAVDPSSQRTGGSILGDKTRMVDLSRDPNAFIRPSPAGATLGGVARRTREAMLICEAAGFDVIVVETVGVGQSETAVADMVDLFMLLLLPAGGDELQGIKKGIVELADLVVVNKADGDLAATARHTVADYRHALALLRHGDWRVPVLSCSAFQKIGIDTVWQTIGEHKALTEANGARATRRAEQARAWLWSEIRETLIDRFRAHPAVRADLARLEAEVTAGTTIPAAAAHILLGRFLDQPSKS
- a CDS encoding ABC transporter permease; protein product: MTLPLPPMPRNVGTVNWIGLWTLYAREVRRFIKVHQQTVWAPVVTTLLYYAVFALSLGSAVRMVGETPYLQFLAPGLIMMAMVQNAFANTSSSVVIAKVQGNIVDILMPPLSPMELVSGFVFGGITRGVVVGLVTGLAIWAVIPMHMPHPGFVLFHAVMASMLLSLLGLVGGVWSEKFDNIAAVTNFVVTPLSFLSGTFYSVDTLPPVFWWVAHFDPFFYMIDGFRYGFIGVSDGARWLGVAVMLGVNAGLWWLAWRMFKTGYKLKA
- the rpmB gene encoding 50S ribosomal protein L28 — translated: MARRCSVTGKGTQFGNNVSHANNKNRRRFQPNLQETSLLSDSLGQLVRLRLSVNAIRSIEHKGGLDAFLLDAKDAVLSLDARRIKRRIAKAQEKQQVAA
- a CDS encoding phasin family protein; protein product: MTAQPTPANVLNLFKTNAQTTAAKSARVATLVQDGYRRWFDGVTASVNDASRLAAGLGKARTPADLAALQRDWLSTTQARVTESVQGFLDVSTKIAAEITTLPTPAADAAPVAAPAPVASLKAEAPKPTLVTVAAPKAEAPKVEAKVEAPAPAPAVEAPEAAPAPAPVPVKAAETAPVAAAKPVEVPVQELVETVKAEQAAPAAAFAEEVKAAAKPAPRRQAKPVAAKPASKTSPTVN
- a CDS encoding regulatory protein RecX, translating into MNTDDKRSASSARKPPKRVTPQYLENAALHYLERFASSTANLRRVLMRKVDLSAKAHGTDREEGARWIDELLARYVRSGLLNDETYARMRTESLHRRGASTRLIAQKLAGKGVGRDEADKALDSLREDVGPDLDLTAALALAKRRRLGPYRRPEQREALRDKDMAALGRAGFGYEIARRVVDAEDPEELLGE